Genomic window (Rhizobium brockwellii):
AGGCGCATCATCCAAGCGGCGCTTTGCTGATCCCGTCCTTTGCAGTCGAACGAACCCAGGAGCTTCTGGCCGATCTCAACATCCTGATGGACGAAGGCAGTCTGCCGCGCTGTCCGATCGTAATCGACTCACCGCTCGCTTCACGTGCCACTGCGATATTCAAGCGTCACGCGCGCGCCATGGCGAATGGCAATTTGCTGGTCAAAGCGTTGAATTCGAAGAACGTGCGCTTCACGGAAACAGCAGAGCAATCGAAGGCACTCGACCTTCTCCGTGGCTTCCACATAATCATCGCGGCGAGCGGAATGTGCGAAGCTGGGCGTATTCGCCATCGGCTCAAGAACTGGCTTTGGCGCGACGAGGGCAGTGTTCTCATCGTCGGATTCCAGGCGGAGGGAACGCTTGGACGGTTACTCCAGGAAGGAGCGCGCACGGTCAAGATCCAAGGCGATGAAATCGTCGTGCGAGCAACCATTCGCTCTCTGGAGGCTTACAGTGGTCATGCCGACGCGACCGAATTGATGCAGTGGGTGGTAGCGCGGAAGCCAATTCGAACAGGATTGTTCTTGGTCCATGGCGAGGTAACTGCGCGCGACCAGTTGAAATCCCGTTTGGCTTTGGAGCAGCCGGATATCACGGTCTTCACCCCCTCGCTCGATGCTAGTTACCGCCTGACGAGGCAAGGCGCGGAACTCTTGGCTCCTGCTTCCTCGCGCCCGCGTCTTGCAGCACAAGAGGTTGGACATCCTGATTGGCACAATGAGTACCAGTCGTTCGTTATCGATTTGGAAGAGCGCTTGCGTCGCAGACCTGATCGAAAGGGACGAGCGGTGATCCTGCGTCGGGTGAAAAGAGCGCTCAACGATGAACCGATGGAAGACTGACGTAATGGGAGAACAATGATGTTGGTTACAGATCGTGACTGTCAGACCGGAGGAGCGCGATTTGCCGTGCCGACGCTCGGTGAAATCGACGGAAAACTTCTGGTTTCCGAAGTGATCGCTGTCAGCTGCCTGAGACAGCTTTTCGCTCACGCGAACGATGCCGTTATGCCTGCAATCAAACGCCGGATCAGGCGGTCGCTCGAAACCCGCTGCCAGGCGGAAAAACTCTGCCACGATGACACGGAAGCGGCGGTGGAATATGCTTTTCAGCTGGTGGAGGCGGCGGCCGAAGCGGCCGGCAGGAAGACGACAGTTTCATCAACGCCGGGCGGCTGCGAGACGATTCGTCGGCTAAGGGCGATGCATGGTCCTTCCGGTCGCTAGGCTTAGAAGGGAGAACATCCGGTGTCCATATGTTTCATGCGTTGACTGTTCTCGCGATACGAGTTCGGAGCCGATTGCTGCAAATTCGATTGTTGACGATGGCGTGGCAACGCTCAATGCGACAGTAGGATCGGCAGATTGATATTGGTCAGCACCGCTTGGGTAGCGCCGCCGAGCACGAATTCGCGCAGACGCGAATGGCCGAAACCGCCCATGACGAGAAGGTCTGCTCGCAACTCGAAGGCCTTGGACTGCAGCACCGTTCCGACCGGTTCGCCGCGCGCGCGCACGCGTGTCGCCTCCGCGACTACGCCGCTGTTCAGCAGATTCTCGATGAGATAATCGCCCGTCTCGTATTTCATGGGCTTCTCGTCGATGACCGAAAGCAGGCAGACCTTGGAAGCCCGCTCCAGGAAAATCGAGGCATCATGTGCCGCCCGTGCGGCAGCGCGGCTGCCATCCCAGGCGATGGCGACATGATCCATTCGGCCACCGAAAGGTGCAGACGGATACAGGATGAGCGGCCGACCGGATGCAAATAACACCGCCCCTACGATCGGACAGGAGATCCCGGCTGATTCCAGCAGCACGAGATCGTAGGCGCGCGATGCTTCCGCGAGCGCGTCGACGACGAAAGGCTCCGTAGTCTTGATCTCGCGCGTGCGTAGATCCACGCAAGCAGCTTTTGCCGCATCGACCGCCATCCGAGTCAGCGCCGAGGCACGCTTGCGACTGAGCGCCCCGGCATCCCGCGCCATCTTCGCCGCATCGATGATCAGCGACGACAGGGCATTGGAAACGTCGGGAACGGTAATCTCCACCGCACAGACGGTAAGCGTCGCCTGCACGTGGTGCGCAAGTGCGACGGCGTTGGCAATCATGAACTCCGACGTCGCATCCGGATAGGTGAGGAGTGGAAGAAAGAGGTGTTGCTTCATGCTAATCTCCAGACGGAAAGAGGCGAGACCTGATATTCGTCACAGTCGGGCACCGCCCTGGAAATATGAATTGACGTGCGTCAAAGATGGCGCCCATTCCCAATGGCGTCGGCGTTGATCGATGGGCATGTTGGCCCAATCTTATCGGGCCGGCACTTGCCTTCCAGCCGGCGCAAAGCATGGGCCCTTCAAGCCAAGTCATCGGGGTCGTTCACGGACGTTCGAGGTGGCCGTTGCGGGGCTCCGGCCACACTTTCGAGTTTTCACTCCGAAATCCACGCAACACTTGTCGGCTTGCTTTTGACATGATCTCCTTGCCGCCATGCAAGGAGATCATCTGCGCCAATTCGGATGCGCCCATCCGGTTCGAGTCGCCGCGTTCATATTTG
Coding sequences:
- a CDS encoding MBL fold metallo-hydrolase, with the translated sequence MSDPVLYFHGAAGSVTGSCFVLEYRGVRTMIDCGLFQGAKTEKELNYRPFPFEPAAVDAVILTHAHIDHSGLVPKLVKAGFGGHIYCTVATLDLCAIMLQDSGHIQESEVEQLNRRNRWRSRDIIEPIYNADDARVAMTQFQAVAHKEWHELSGHLRFRFWDAGHLLGSASVEIELSGTDRPIRLLFSGDIGPQHKLLEAAPEAPQGFDYIICESTYGDREREEVSDEARRGLLREIVLKAHHPSGALLIPSFAVERTQELLADLNILMDEGSLPRCPIVIDSPLASRATAIFKRHARAMANGNLLVKALNSKNVRFTETAEQSKALDLLRGFHIIIAASGMCEAGRIRHRLKNWLWRDEGSVLIVGFQAEGTLGRLLQEGARTVKIQGDEIVVRATIRSLEAYSGHADATELMQWVVARKPIRTGLFLVHGEVTARDQLKSRLALEQPDITVFTPSLDASYRLTRQGAELLAPASSRPRLAAQEVGHPDWHNEYQSFVIDLEERLRRRPDRKGRAVILRRVKRALNDEPMED
- a CDS encoding universal stress protein; the protein is MKQHLFLPLLTYPDATSEFMIANAVALAHHVQATLTVCAVEITVPDVSNALSSLIIDAAKMARDAGALSRKRASALTRMAVDAAKAACVDLRTREIKTTEPFVVDALAEASRAYDLVLLESAGISCPIVGAVLFASGRPLILYPSAPFGGRMDHVAIAWDGSRAAARAAHDASIFLERASKVCLLSVIDEKPMKYETGDYLIENLLNSGVVAEATRVRARGEPVGTVLQSKAFELRADLLVMGGFGHSRLREFVLGGATQAVLTNINLPILLSH